A single window of Tepidamorphus gemmatus DNA harbors:
- a CDS encoding flavin reductase encodes MSATSAAPAPGSQDSSGDSRELRRALGQFATGVTVVTTRDPASGHAVGMTANSFSSVSLEPPLILWSITRTARSLPAFLAASHFAVNVLSAEQIDLSVRFARPAEDRFAGIAWREGLGGAPLLPNLSALFECRRVASHEGGDHIILVGKVERFARFERPGLVFAQGRYGLVADHPMQQPAAAPESGRDPHPYDDFLIPLLFRAYETLFAAFSEELEAAGTSGPEMRILAVLSIRPGANFDRLTRAAYLGEQTTEAALARLIGAGHVAGDRRTGLMLTESGTARLAWLIRIAERFEAGRMGELGPGEVDRLKAMLRRLAGTGG; translated from the coding sequence ATGAGCGCCACGTCCGCCGCGCCTGCCCCGGGTTCGCAGGACAGCTCCGGCGACAGCCGCGAGCTGCGCCGCGCGCTCGGCCAGTTCGCCACCGGGGTGACGGTCGTCACCACCCGCGATCCCGCCAGTGGCCACGCCGTCGGCATGACCGCCAATTCCTTCTCCTCGGTCTCGCTCGAACCGCCGCTCATCCTGTGGTCGATCACCCGTACCGCACGCAGCCTGCCGGCCTTTCTGGCCGCGTCGCATTTCGCGGTGAACGTGCTGTCGGCCGAACAGATCGACCTGTCGGTGCGCTTCGCGCGCCCCGCCGAGGACAGGTTCGCGGGCATTGCCTGGCGGGAAGGTCTCGGGGGCGCCCCGCTGTTGCCCAATCTGTCGGCCCTCTTCGAGTGTCGCCGGGTTGCCAGCCACGAGGGCGGCGACCACATCATCCTTGTCGGTAAGGTCGAGCGGTTCGCGCGTTTCGAGCGTCCGGGCCTCGTCTTTGCCCAGGGTCGCTACGGGCTGGTGGCCGACCATCCGATGCAGCAGCCGGCCGCCGCGCCGGAGTCCGGTCGCGATCCCCATCCCTATGACGATTTCCTGATCCCGCTGCTGTTCCGCGCCTACGAGACACTGTTTGCGGCCTTTTCCGAGGAACTGGAGGCGGCCGGCACGAGCGGGCCTGAGATGCGCATCCTCGCCGTGCTGTCGATCCGGCCGGGGGCCAATTTCGACCGGCTGACCCGCGCCGCCTATCTCGGCGAACAGACGACCGAGGCGGCGCTGGCGCGGCTGATTGGCGCCGGCCATGTCGCCGGCGACCGCCGGACAGGGCTCATGCTGACCGAGTCCGGCACCGCCCGCCTCGCCTGGCTGATCCGCATCGCCGAGCGGTTCGAGGCGGGCCGCATGGGCGAGCTCGGCCCCGGCGAGGTCGACCGCCTGAAGGCGATGCTGCGCCGTCTCGCAGGCACCGGCGGCTGA
- a CDS encoding TRAP transporter large permease codes for MIDWITGIVVLLAVIAAGVPIAFAMTAVALVGIIAEIGMSPALSMLGQVFYDNGMSYTLSVMPLFVLMGNFVLEAGLADDMYAAANAWLRHYRGGLAMATIVACGGFSSVCGSSLATAATMARVSMPSMHRYGYTEALATGSIAAGGTLGILIPPSIVLVLYGVITQQDIGKLFLAGIIPGLVGVLGYLIAVRLSLLLRPDQARHADPLPLIERIKATRGVAGILALFSCVMGGIYLGIFTATEAAGIGAFGAFLIALVRRRLSLRTLYEVLVETGRMTAMLFFILFGALLFSNFVNLAGMPGDLRSWITALGAHPTAVLLVILMIYLLLGAVLESISMMLLTVPVFFPVIVSLGVDPIWFGIFVVVAIEISLITPPVGLNVFVLKSIVPEVPTGTIFRGVVPFIAMDIVRIMLLIALPWMALVLPATM; via the coding sequence ATGATTGACTGGATCACCGGCATCGTCGTGCTGCTGGCGGTGATCGCTGCCGGCGTGCCGATCGCCTTCGCGATGACGGCGGTCGCGCTGGTCGGCATCATCGCCGAGATCGGCATGTCTCCAGCCCTGTCGATGCTCGGCCAGGTCTTCTACGACAACGGCATGAGCTACACGCTCTCGGTGATGCCGCTGTTCGTGCTGATGGGCAATTTCGTGCTCGAGGCCGGGCTTGCCGACGACATGTATGCCGCGGCCAATGCGTGGCTGCGGCATTATCGCGGCGGACTCGCGATGGCGACCATCGTCGCCTGTGGCGGTTTCTCCTCGGTCTGCGGCTCCTCGCTCGCCACGGCCGCCACGATGGCGCGCGTCTCGATGCCCTCGATGCACCGCTACGGCTATACCGAGGCGCTGGCAACCGGCTCGATCGCCGCCGGCGGCACGCTCGGCATCCTGATCCCGCCGTCGATCGTGCTGGTGCTCTACGGCGTCATCACCCAGCAGGACATCGGCAAGCTGTTCCTCGCCGGCATCATTCCGGGCCTCGTCGGCGTGCTCGGCTATCTGATCGCGGTCCGCCTCTCGCTGTTGCTCAGACCAGACCAGGCCCGTCACGCCGATCCGCTGCCGCTGATCGAGCGGATCAAGGCGACCAGGGGCGTGGCCGGCATCCTCGCGCTGTTCTCCTGTGTCATGGGCGGCATCTATCTCGGCATCTTCACCGCCACCGAGGCCGCCGGCATCGGCGCCTTCGGCGCGTTCCTGATCGCGCTCGTGCGTCGCCGGCTCAGCCTCCGGACGCTCTACGAGGTGCTGGTCGAGACCGGCCGGATGACGGCGATGCTGTTCTTCATCCTGTTCGGGGCGCTGTTGTTCTCGAACTTTGTCAACCTCGCCGGCATGCCGGGCGATCTGCGCTCCTGGATCACCGCGCTCGGCGCGCATCCGACGGCGGTGCTGCTGGTGATCCTGATGATCTATCTGCTGCTCGGGGCGGTGCTCGAATCGATCTCGATGATGCTGCTGACCGTACCGGTGTTCTTCCCGGTCATCGTCAGCCTCGGCGTCGATCCGATCTGGTTCGGCATCTTCGTCGTGGTGGCGATCGAGATCAGCCTGATCACGCCGCCGGTCGGCCTCAACGTCTTCGTGCTGAAGTCGATCGTGCCGGAGGTGCCGACCGGCACCATCTTCCGCGGCGTGGTGCCGTTCATCGCCATGGACATCGTGCGCATCATGCTGCTGATCGCGCTGCCATGGATGGCGCTGGTGCTGCCGGCGACGATGTGA
- a CDS encoding alpha/beta fold hydrolase, translated as MSAPLVLLSGVGSDCRMFDAVVGRLGGAIPIIAWDYPGYGGRPLDGPFTFESLADRIVADLDARGIARAIPLGHSIGGMVAQELAHRHPDRLAALILSGTTPVFGSRDRSFQQAFLKARLGPLDQGRTMAELAAAAPGELLGSAPDATAAVTVERLLAELPEASYRAGLECLVTFNRRDELGAIAVPTLLIAGDEDRNAPLKTMMRMAEIIPGARLEVLEKTGHMAPLECPDRFADAVRRFLDTIREDAR; from the coding sequence GTGAGCGCTCCGCTTGTCCTGCTCAGCGGGGTCGGCTCCGACTGCCGGATGTTCGATGCGGTGGTCGGACGGCTCGGCGGCGCCATCCCGATCATCGCCTGGGACTATCCGGGCTATGGCGGCAGGCCGCTCGATGGTCCGTTCACGTTCGAGAGCCTCGCCGACCGCATCGTCGCCGATCTCGACGCGCGCGGCATCGCGCGGGCGATCCCGCTCGGCCATTCGATCGGCGGAATGGTCGCCCAGGAGCTCGCGCACCGTCATCCCGACCGGCTGGCGGCGCTGATCCTGTCGGGCACGACACCGGTATTCGGCAGCCGCGACAGATCGTTCCAGCAGGCCTTCCTGAAGGCGCGGCTCGGCCCGCTCGATCAGGGTCGGACGATGGCCGAGCTGGCCGCGGCCGCGCCCGGCGAACTGCTCGGCTCGGCACCGGATGCAACCGCTGCGGTGACCGTCGAGCGGCTGCTGGCGGAGCTGCCCGAGGCGAGCTACCGGGCAGGGCTCGAATGCCTGGTGACCTTCAACCGGCGCGACGAACTCGGCGCGATCGCCGTGCCGACCCTGCTGATCGCCGGCGACGAGGACCGCAATGCGCCGCTGAAGACGATGATGCGCATGGCCGAGATCATCCCGGGCGCCCGGCTCGAGGTGCTCGAGAAGACCGGCCACATGGCCCCGCTCGAATGCCCCGACCGCTTCGCCGACGCGGTGCGGCGGTTTCTGGACACGATACGGGAGGACGCCCGATGA
- a CDS encoding TRAP transporter substrate-binding protein produces the protein MKKTFAALLMAAGVALTGLPASAQTTLRVANWLPPQHPLFAEIIVPWTKQVEEATQGRVVMQILDAPLGPPPAHFDFAVNGVADVTFGVHNYTPGRFEVTELAEMSFLCEKSAYLSPAWWRIHSQYLEKLDEHRGAKLLGVWTHGPGQLWTRGRDVTSLDKIKGAKIRIGGGFAQSVANALELVPIQAPVTKAYEILSGGVADGIQFPPESVTAFKIDEVLDQGLIVPGGLYTASMFLVMNQAKWDALPKEDQDAILSVSGEALAKMAGEVWDRADAAAIALIKQKGRITLHEPTPGELDAIKAAIKPYQEQVLAKITAKGVNGQEVYDALVAEIAKVKAGN, from the coding sequence ATGAAGAAGACTTTCGCTGCTCTGCTGATGGCCGCGGGCGTCGCCCTGACGGGCCTGCCCGCCTCCGCCCAGACGACGCTGCGCGTCGCCAACTGGCTGCCGCCGCAGCATCCGTTGTTCGCCGAGATCATCGTGCCGTGGACCAAGCAGGTCGAGGAGGCGACCCAGGGCCGCGTCGTCATGCAGATCCTCGACGCACCGCTCGGCCCGCCGCCGGCGCATTTCGACTTCGCGGTCAACGGCGTCGCCGACGTCACCTTCGGCGTCCACAACTACACGCCCGGCCGCTTCGAGGTGACGGAACTCGCCGAGATGTCGTTCCTGTGCGAGAAGTCGGCCTATCTGTCGCCGGCCTGGTGGCGGATCCACTCGCAGTATCTCGAGAAGCTCGACGAGCATCGCGGTGCCAAGCTGCTCGGCGTCTGGACGCACGGTCCCGGCCAGCTGTGGACGCGCGGCCGTGACGTCACCTCGCTCGACAAGATCAAGGGCGCGAAGATCCGCATCGGCGGCGGCTTCGCCCAGTCCGTCGCCAACGCGCTCGAGCTGGTGCCGATCCAGGCACCGGTGACCAAGGCTTACGAGATCCTGTCGGGCGGCGTCGCCGACGGCATCCAGTTCCCGCCGGAATCGGTGACTGCCTTCAAGATCGACGAGGTGCTCGACCAGGGCCTGATCGTGCCGGGCGGGCTCTATACCGCCTCTATGTTCCTGGTGATGAATCAGGCCAAGTGGGACGCCCTGCCGAAGGAGGATCAGGACGCGATCCTGAGCGTTTCCGGCGAGGCGCTGGCCAAGATGGCCGGCGAGGTATGGGACCGGGCCGACGCGGCAGCGATCGCGTTGATCAAGCAGAAGGGCAGGATCACCTTGCACGAGCCGACCCCTGGCGAGCTCGACGCCATCAAGGCAGCGATCAAGCCCTATCAGGAGCAGGTGCTGGCCAAGATCACCGCCAAGGGCGTCAACGGCCAGGAGGTCTACGACGCGCTGGTCGCCGAGATCGCCAAGGTCAAGGCCGGCAACTGA
- the kynA gene encoding tryptophan 2,3-dioxygenase, producing MTTGGIETDFRDRMSYGDYLQLDLLLSAQTPLSPEHDELLFITIHQVKELWMKLMNHELDAAIRFIRADTLQPSFKCLARVGRIQEQLIQAWDVLSTMTPADYLAFRSHLGASSGFQSWQYRLLEFKLGAKNAGMLEPHRHRPDILAMLEAAYAAPSIYDEALSVLARRGFPVPVEVLARDVRRPYVKNDAVEAIWLEIYRNPSRWFDLYELAEELVDIEDAFQRWRFRHMKTVERIIGMRAGTGGSSGVPYLKRALDQSFFPELWSVRTLI from the coding sequence ATGACGACCGGTGGGATCGAGACCGACTTCCGCGACCGGATGAGCTACGGGGACTACCTGCAGCTCGATCTGCTGTTGTCCGCGCAGACACCGCTGTCGCCGGAGCATGACGAACTGCTGTTCATCACCATCCACCAGGTCAAGGAGCTGTGGATGAAGCTGATGAACCACGAACTCGACGCCGCCATCCGCTTCATCCGCGCCGATACCCTGCAGCCCTCGTTCAAGTGCCTTGCCCGGGTCGGGCGCATCCAGGAGCAGCTGATCCAGGCCTGGGACGTGCTGTCGACGATGACGCCGGCCGATTATCTCGCCTTCCGGTCCCATCTTGGCGCCTCGTCCGGGTTTCAGTCGTGGCAGTATCGGCTGCTCGAGTTCAAGCTCGGCGCCAAGAACGCCGGCATGCTGGAACCGCATCGTCATCGGCCCGACATCCTTGCCATGCTCGAGGCCGCCTACGCGGCGCCCAGCATCTACGACGAGGCGCTCAGCGTGCTCGCCCGGCGCGGTTTTCCTGTTCCGGTCGAGGTGCTCGCCCGCGACGTCCGCCGGCCCTATGTGAAGAATGACGCAGTCGAGGCGATCTGGCTGGAAATCTACCGCAACCCCTCACGCTGGTTCGACCTCTACGAGCTCGCCGAGGAGCTGGTCGACATCGAGGACGCGTTCCAGCGCTGGCGCTTCCGCCACATGAAGACCGTGGAACGCATCATCGGCATGCGCGCCGGCACCGGCGGCTCGTCCGGCGTGCCCTATCTGAAGCGCGCCCTCGACCAGTCGTTCTTCCCCGAACTCTGGTCGGTCAGGACGCTGATCTGA
- a CDS encoding flavin reductase — MSDPVAFRMALGRFVTGVTVVTTLDAAGAPIGLTANSFNSVSLDPPLVLWSLSRRSMNLPVFEAASHFAINVLSIDQKHLSDRFARPVEDRFRDVDWTPGAGGVPVLRDCAAVFECASHERYEGGDHVIFIGRVERFDHQNRVPLAYHAGAYATTARYTGTFTEGPFTDDYLLYLLARASSLASGEFHAELAELGVPVPVWRVLAILAGAEGGRTIGEIAARALLKQPTATRIVDRMQEQGYVVRCPSSDDRRRVVVQLTALGSELVADLIARAQAHETALLATQTPAEAEILKRVLGQLIDRLVERRDGRVPR; from the coding sequence ATGAGCGATCCAGTCGCCTTCCGCATGGCGCTCGGGCGCTTCGTCACCGGCGTCACGGTGGTGACGACGCTCGACGCGGCCGGCGCGCCGATCGGGCTCACGGCCAACTCGTTCAACTCGGTGTCGCTCGATCCGCCGCTGGTGCTGTGGAGCCTGTCGCGCCGCTCGATGAACCTGCCGGTGTTCGAGGCGGCATCGCATTTCGCCATCAACGTCCTGTCGATCGACCAGAAGCACCTGTCGGACCGCTTTGCCCGGCCGGTGGAGGACCGCTTCCGGGATGTCGACTGGACGCCGGGTGCCGGCGGCGTTCCGGTTCTGCGTGATTGCGCCGCGGTGTTCGAATGTGCCAGCCACGAGCGCTACGAGGGCGGCGACCACGTCATCTTCATCGGTCGGGTCGAGCGGTTCGACCATCAGAACCGGGTGCCGCTCGCCTATCACGCCGGCGCCTATGCGACGACGGCACGCTACACCGGTACCTTCACCGAAGGCCCGTTCACCGATGACTACCTGCTCTATCTGCTGGCGCGCGCCTCGAGTCTTGCCTCCGGCGAATTCCACGCCGAGCTTGCCGAACTGGGTGTTCCGGTACCGGTGTGGCGGGTGCTGGCAATCCTGGCTGGCGCGGAGGGCGGCCGGACCATCGGCGAGATCGCTGCTCGGGCGCTCCTGAAGCAGCCGACCGCGACCAGGATCGTGGACCGCATGCAGGAACAGGGCTACGTGGTGCGCTGCCCCTCGTCCGACGACCGGCGCCGCGTCGTCGTGCAGCTCACCGCGCTCGGCAGCGAGCTCGTCGCCGACCTGATCGCGCGGGCGCAGGCGCACGAGACGGCGCTGCTCGCCACCCAGACGCCCGCCGAGGCGGAGATCCTGAAGCGCGTGCTTGGCCAGCTCATCGACCGGCTGGTGGAGCGTCGCGACGGACGGGTGCCGCGCTGA
- a CDS encoding peptidase M29, with product MLSDRIEAKWIDAFTRVFELCRVAPGEMAVILSETQSRALNVHLCELALARLGATVFHIVVPTPPQDAPVPVRSTGASCALSGQRAAIAGLKAASLVVDCTLEGLLHAPELPEIISGGARIMMISNEHPEALERLVPHPSMEARVKAAVKAVRRASEMRVVSRAGTDLTVNMREAATAGVWGYTDRPGTVAHWPGGIVVSFPKAGSVNGTLVLDAGDVNLTFKRYLESPVRLTIADDYVVDIAGSGTDAELMRRYFAAWGDRNAYAVSHVGWGLNEGARYEALAMYDQRDTNGTEIRAFAGNFLFSTGANEFAGRFTKGHFDLPTRNCTIRLDGVAVVEEGRLVEAAS from the coding sequence ATGCTGAGCGATCGGATCGAGGCGAAGTGGATCGACGCCTTCACGCGCGTGTTCGAGCTCTGCAGGGTCGCGCCGGGAGAGATGGCGGTCATTCTGTCCGAAACCCAGTCGCGTGCCCTCAACGTCCATCTCTGCGAGCTGGCGCTCGCGCGCCTTGGTGCCACCGTCTTCCACATCGTCGTGCCGACCCCGCCGCAGGACGCACCGGTTCCGGTGCGCTCCACCGGCGCCTCCTGCGCGCTGTCGGGCCAGCGCGCGGCGATCGCGGGGCTGAAGGCGGCCTCGCTCGTCGTCGACTGCACGCTGGAGGGGCTGCTGCACGCGCCGGAACTGCCGGAGATCATCTCCGGCGGGGCGCGCATCATGATGATCTCCAACGAGCATCCCGAGGCGCTGGAACGGCTGGTGCCGCATCCCTCGATGGAGGCGAGGGTCAAGGCCGCGGTCAAGGCCGTGCGCCGCGCCAGCGAGATGCGCGTCGTCTCCAGGGCCGGCACCGATCTTACCGTCAACATGCGCGAGGCTGCGACCGCCGGTGTCTGGGGCTACACCGACCGGCCGGGGACGGTCGCCCACTGGCCGGGCGGCATCGTCGTCTCGTTCCCGAAGGCCGGTTCGGTCAACGGCACGCTGGTTCTCGATGCCGGTGATGTCAACCTGACCTTCAAGCGCTATCTGGAAAGCCCGGTCCGGCTCACCATCGCCGACGACTATGTGGTCGACATCGCCGGCAGCGGCACCGATGCCGAGCTGATGCGTCGCTACTTCGCCGCCTGGGGCGACCGCAATGCCTATGCCGTCAGCCATGTCGGCTGGGGGCTGAACGAGGGCGCCCGCTACGAGGCGCTTGCCATGTACGACCAGCGCGATACCAACGGCACCGAGATCCGGGCGTTCGCCGGCAATTTCCTGTTCTCGACCGGCGCGAACGAGTTCGCGGGTCGGTTCACCAAGGGTCATTTCGACCTGCCGACCCGCAACTGCACGATCCGTCTCGACGGCGTCGCCGTGGTCGAGGAGGGGCGGCTGGTGGAGGCCGCATCGTGA
- a CDS encoding class I adenylate-forming enzyme family protein, with product MRDISRWIVTHAGFQPEKPAIRFGSEVLTYAALAARIERLAAVLARDLGIGRGDRIAWLATNHPDMLALLFAAARIGAILVPLNWRLAAPEHVFILQNSGARALIGQRQFLDALAGSDLPEEVRVVALDGPGETLAGLIAAAGPPPDAAGMPGDPLLIVYTSGTTGRPKGAVLTQSAIACNAVNAIHMHDMSSADTVLTVLPMFHVGGLNIQTTPALHLGATVILHERFEAGAFLAAVRDQRPTLSVLVPATMAAAVGHADWPSTDLSCLRAIATGSMAVPLELIEAFHARGVPVIQIYGSSETAPIAIYQRPDRAFATAGAMGRPGLNTEIRLVDAAGNDVGPGIPGEVLVRGDHVATGYWNDPAETARAFADGWFRTGDVAEMDANGDYWFRDRIKNVIISGGENIYPAEAERLLRELPGVADCCVVGRPDPRWGAVPVAVVVRADATIGREEVIAHFQGRLARFKQPRDVIFVDELPKSALGKVRVEEVSRLVLEATQTPA from the coding sequence ATGCGGGACATCTCGCGCTGGATCGTGACGCATGCGGGCTTCCAGCCGGAGAAGCCGGCGATCCGATTCGGCTCGGAGGTCCTGACCTACGCGGCGCTCGCTGCCCGCATCGAGCGGCTGGCGGCGGTGCTGGCGCGCGATCTCGGCATCGGCCGCGGTGACCGCATCGCCTGGCTCGCGACCAACCATCCCGACATGCTGGCGCTGCTGTTCGCCGCGGCCCGGATCGGGGCGATCCTGGTGCCGCTCAACTGGCGTCTGGCTGCGCCGGAGCATGTCTTCATCCTGCAGAATTCGGGAGCCCGGGCGCTGATCGGCCAGCGCCAGTTCCTCGACGCACTTGCGGGAAGCGATCTGCCGGAGGAGGTACGGGTGGTTGCGCTCGACGGGCCCGGCGAAACCCTCGCCGGCCTGATCGCCGCGGCCGGTCCGCCGCCGGATGCCGCCGGGATGCCCGGGGATCCGCTGCTGATCGTCTATACCTCGGGCACCACAGGCCGGCCGAAGGGGGCGGTGCTGACGCAATCGGCCATCGCCTGCAATGCGGTCAACGCCATCCACATGCATGACATGAGTTCGGCGGACACGGTGCTGACCGTGCTGCCGATGTTCCATGTCGGCGGACTGAACATCCAGACGACGCCGGCGCTGCATCTCGGCGCCACCGTGATCCTGCACGAGCGGTTCGAGGCGGGCGCATTCCTGGCAGCCGTGCGCGATCAGCGCCCGACGCTGAGCGTCCTGGTGCCGGCAACGATGGCGGCAGCGGTCGGCCATGCCGACTGGCCGTCGACCGACCTCAGCTGCCTCAGGGCGATCGCGACCGGCTCGATGGCGGTGCCACTGGAGCTGATCGAGGCGTTCCATGCGCGTGGCGTGCCGGTGATCCAGATCTACGGATCCTCGGAGACGGCACCAATTGCCATCTACCAGCGTCCCGACCGCGCCTTCGCCACCGCCGGCGCGATGGGCCGACCCGGCCTCAACACCGAGATCCGGCTGGTGGATGCCGCCGGCAACGATGTCGGCCCCGGCATTCCCGGCGAGGTTCTGGTCCGCGGCGACCACGTCGCAACCGGCTACTGGAACGATCCGGCCGAGACCGCGCGCGCCTTCGCGGACGGCTGGTTCCGAACCGGTGACGTCGCCGAAATGGACGCGAACGGCGACTACTGGTTCCGCGACCGAATCAAGAACGTCATCATTTCCGGTGGCGAGAACATCTATCCGGCCGAGGCCGAACGCCTGCTGCGCGAGCTGCCCGGCGTCGCCGACTGCTGCGTTGTCGGCCGCCCCGATCCGCGCTGGGGCGCGGTGCCGGTGGCGGTCGTCGTGCGCGCCGATGCGACGATCGGCCGGGAGGAGGTGATCGCCCACTTCCAGGGCCGTCTCGCCCGCTTCAAGCAGCCGCGCGACGTGATATTCGTGGACGAGCTGCCGAAGAGCGCGCTCGGCAAGGTTCGCGTCGAGGAGGTTTCCAGACTGGTCTTGGAGGCGACCCAAACCCCCGCCTGA
- a CDS encoding TRAP transporter small permease — translation MSGLPDPGGPHAGRSRALRAAEFVLGLMIVVLLMAMMLVTTIDVFGRYLLSRPLPGAFEITEIMLAMTIFIGLPLVCLKEEHVAVTLLTERFRPRLRNVHAAIVSLACAGVLLVIAWRLVRHSLQLASYGDVTIFLRMPKGPIGYTMAGFTLLGALALLVVAREHIAAARSAQTVPPAGGIRDD, via the coding sequence ATGTCCGGCCTGCCGGATCCGGGCGGCCCGCACGCGGGGCGCAGCCGCGCCCTGCGTGCGGCAGAATTCGTGCTCGGCCTGATGATCGTCGTGCTGCTGATGGCGATGATGCTCGTCACCACCATCGACGTGTTCGGCCGCTACCTGCTGTCACGGCCGCTGCCGGGCGCCTTCGAGATCACCGAGATCATGCTGGCGATGACGATCTTCATCGGCCTGCCACTGGTCTGCCTGAAGGAGGAACACGTCGCGGTGACGCTTCTCACCGAGCGGTTCCGGCCGCGGCTGCGCAATGTCCACGCGGCGATCGTCTCGTTGGCCTGCGCCGGGGTCCTGCTCGTCATCGCCTGGCGGCTGGTCAGGCATTCGCTGCAGCTCGCCTCCTACGGCGATGTGACGATCTTCCTCAGGATGCCGAAGGGGCCGATCGGCTACACCATGGCGGGCTTCACCCTGCTCGGCGCGCTGGCGCTGCTCGTGGTGGCGCGCGAGCACATCGCCGCGGCCCGGTCCGCGCAAACGGTCCCACCGGCCGGCGGCATCCGCGATGATTGA
- a CDS encoding acyl-CoA dehydrogenase family protein: MNVMDLDQIDVDAPIFDPSAFRLDEAEAELNALARRIGKARFAPRAARYDRDATFPTENYKDLHETGLLAISVPKEHGGLGAGFRAYATTAAEIGRYCGATALTWNMHVCSCLWSGPLSDDLDMDEETRATHLRRRAKHYERIVRDGAIFAQPFSEGGAAAAGVVPFSTSAKRVDGGWIINGKKIFASLSGAADYYGVLCGEMKSGERPSRKDTMYIAVPATAEGVEVVGEWDPLGMRGTVSRTLLLKDVFVEDDQALMPRGVYYQAAARWPHMFMTLSPTYLGIAQAVFDFTVRYLRGEIPGTGPEKRRKFPTKQIAVAQMFVMLQQTKALWFQAVSEARADPTKEQVLRAYAAQYTVMENANELAQLAIRTCGGQSMLKSLPLERLYRDSRCGSLMLPWTAELCLDRIGREALYNPGETDD, translated from the coding sequence ATGAACGTCATGGACCTCGACCAGATCGACGTCGACGCGCCGATCTTCGATCCGTCGGCCTTCCGGCTGGACGAGGCGGAAGCCGAGCTGAACGCGCTGGCGCGCCGGATCGGCAAGGCGCGGTTCGCCCCGCGCGCGGCCAGATACGATCGCGACGCGACGTTCCCGACCGAGAACTACAAGGACCTGCATGAGACGGGGCTGCTCGCCATCAGCGTGCCCAAGGAGCATGGCGGTCTCGGCGCTGGCTTCCGTGCCTATGCGACGACCGCTGCTGAGATCGGCCGCTATTGCGGCGCGACGGCACTGACCTGGAACATGCATGTCTGCTCGTGCCTGTGGTCGGGTCCGCTGTCCGACGATCTCGACATGGACGAGGAGACCCGGGCAACGCATCTCAGGCGCCGCGCCAAGCACTATGAGCGGATCGTCCGGGATGGTGCGATCTTCGCCCAGCCATTCTCGGAAGGCGGTGCGGCGGCGGCCGGCGTCGTTCCGTTCTCGACCTCGGCGAAGCGGGTCGACGGCGGCTGGATCATCAACGGCAAGAAGATCTTCGCCTCGCTGTCCGGCGCGGCCGACTATTACGGCGTTCTGTGCGGCGAGATGAAGTCCGGCGAGCGTCCCTCGCGCAAGGACACCATGTATATCGCCGTCCCCGCCACAGCCGAGGGCGTCGAGGTGGTCGGCGAGTGGGATCCGCTCGGCATGCGCGGCACGGTCTCGCGCACGCTGCTGCTGAAGGACGTCTTCGTCGAGGACGACCAGGCGCTGATGCCGCGCGGCGTCTACTATCAGGCCGCCGCGCGCTGGCCGCACATGTTCATGACACTGTCCCCGACCTATCTCGGCATCGCCCAGGCCGTCTTCGATTTCACGGTGCGATACCTGCGCGGCGAGATCCCCGGTACCGGCCCGGAGAAGCGTCGCAAGTTCCCTACCAAGCAGATCGCCGTCGCCCAGATGTTCGTGATGCTGCAGCAGACCAAGGCGCTGTGGTTCCAGGCGGTCTCGGAAGCCCGCGCCGATCCGACGAAGGAACAGGTGCTGCGCGCCTATGCGGCCCAGTATACGGTGATGGAGAATGCCAACGAGCTCGCCCAGCTCGCCATCCGGACCTGCGGTGGCCAGTCGATGCTGAAGAGCCTGCCGCTCGAGCGCCTCTACCGCGACAGCCGCTGCGGATCGCTCATGCTGCCTTGGACCGCCGAACTGTGCCTCGACCGCATCGGCCGCGAGGCACTGTACAATCCCGGCGAGACAGACGACTGA
- a CDS encoding GlcG/HbpS family heme-binding protein has protein sequence MLTRRSTKLTHAGALAALAACVARAEAMGVPQCIAVVDASGVLLAFVRMDGARFLSNESAIAKATSAASTRMPTSRLPVDMEVKLALATGGRLTNLKGGVPIIVEGECIGGIGVGSGTGSQDLEVARAGLAAIGAEDQTA, from the coding sequence ATGCTGACGCGACGCTCGACCAAGCTCACCCATGCCGGCGCGCTTGCCGCGCTCGCTGCCTGCGTGGCCCGGGCAGAGGCGATGGGCGTGCCGCAATGCATCGCTGTCGTCGATGCCTCGGGCGTGCTGCTCGCCTTCGTGCGCATGGATGGCGCGCGGTTCCTGTCCAACGAGTCGGCGATCGCCAAGGCGACGAGCGCCGCATCCACCCGCATGCCCACCTCGCGGCTTCCTGTCGACATGGAGGTGAAGCTTGCCCTGGCAACAGGCGGCAGGCTGACCAATCTCAAGGGCGGAGTGCCGATCATCGTTGAGGGCGAGTGCATCGGCGGCATCGGCGTCGGTTCCGGCACCGGGTCGCAGGACCTGGAGGTCGCCCGCGCCGGCCTCGCCGCGATCGGCGCCGAAGACCAGACGGCCTGA